A single genomic interval of Aegicerativicinus sediminis harbors:
- a CDS encoding sulfatase family protein has product MARFIANLKFTTAFFLLLAIFMSCKTEKEEQTTSTTEPSEREKPNIIYIMADDLTRQAISAYGGIYTDIAPTPNIDRLAKEGMLFNDVLCTNAICGPSRAAILTGNYSDTNGYYKNESGGKFDASQWTFPQEFQKNGYQTSLFGKWHLGSEPKGFDEFKYHNSAGQQGHYWNPVYNVNGTDTTYTGYATNLTTGFALEWLDNKKMDGKPFMMVLQYKAPHRPWEPDTPYENLWDDIEMPYPDTFNDDYSGRELTAGNTEMTIDFLSRRDMKIPTPEGLKGRDKIAWDFYGAKPGELVQPEGMSDEEGKKWRYQNYIKDYLACVKSVDDNIGKVLNYLDENGLAENTVIVLTSDQGFYLGDHGFFDKRFIYEESLVMPFIMRYPKKIEAGSVNNNLITNVDFAPTLLELAGIKTGQPMHGKSFASNLEGEVSTKIRDAMYYHYYEFPYWHHIQPHYGIRTEKYTLAHFYYNIDVWELYDLENDPDQLKNVINDPQYATVVSELKKKLNGLMDEFEPGKTLDDFREITDKDFGSIVDREDEETSVQDVLTGN; this is encoded by the coding sequence ATGGCAAGATTTATTGCAAATTTAAAATTCACAACCGCTTTCTTCCTTCTCTTAGCAATTTTCATGAGTTGCAAAACTGAAAAAGAAGAGCAAACGACTTCTACCACAGAACCATCTGAAAGGGAAAAACCAAACATTATTTATATAATGGCCGATGATCTTACTCGGCAAGCTATAAGTGCCTATGGGGGAATTTACACGGATATAGCTCCTACCCCAAATATAGATCGCTTGGCAAAAGAGGGTATGTTGTTTAATGATGTTCTCTGCACCAATGCCATCTGTGGTCCAAGCAGGGCAGCTATCCTAACTGGAAATTACAGTGATACTAACGGCTACTACAAAAATGAAAGCGGAGGAAAATTTGATGCCTCACAATGGACATTTCCACAAGAATTCCAAAAAAATGGTTACCAAACAAGCTTATTCGGTAAATGGCATTTAGGTTCTGAGCCAAAGGGTTTCGATGAGTTTAAATACCATAATTCCGCAGGTCAGCAAGGTCATTATTGGAATCCCGTTTATAATGTTAATGGAACCGATACCACCTATACGGGTTATGCCACCAATTTAACAACAGGTTTCGCTTTGGAGTGGTTAGATAACAAGAAAATGGATGGCAAGCCATTCATGATGGTTCTTCAATACAAGGCTCCCCACAGGCCTTGGGAACCAGACACTCCTTACGAAAATCTTTGGGATGACATTGAAATGCCTTATCCTGATACCTTCAATGATGATTATTCCGGACGTGAATTAACTGCAGGTAATACTGAAATGACAATTGATTTTCTTAGTAGACGCGACATGAAAATCCCTACTCCGGAAGGTTTAAAAGGAAGGGATAAAATCGCTTGGGATTTCTATGGGGCAAAACCCGGAGAACTTGTTCAACCTGAAGGCATGTCTGATGAGGAAGGCAAAAAATGGCGTTACCAAAATTACATAAAGGATTACTTAGCCTGTGTAAAGTCAGTTGATGATAACATTGGTAAAGTATTAAATTACTTGGATGAAAATGGGTTGGCCGAAAATACTGTTATAGTGCTTACTTCAGACCAAGGTTTTTACCTTGGTGATCATGGATTTTTTGACAAACGTTTTATTTATGAAGAATCTCTCGTTATGCCATTTATTATGAGATATCCTAAAAAAATTGAGGCTGGGTCTGTAAATAACAACCTAATAACCAATGTAGATTTTGCACCAACGCTTCTAGAATTGGCAGGGATAAAAACAGGTCAGCCAATGCATGGAAAAAGTTTTGCTTCAAATCTAGAAGGTGAAGTTTCTACTAAGATTAGAGATGCTATGTATTATCACTATTATGAATTTCCATATTGGCATCACATACAACCCCATTATGGCATAAGAACTGAAAAGTACACACTTGCTCATTTTTATTATAATATAGACGTATGGGAACTTTATGATTTAGAAAACGACCCAGACCAATTAAAAAATGTAATTAACGATCCCCAATATGCGACCGTTGTTTCAGAATTAAAGAAAAAGCTCAACGGTCTAATGGATGAATTTGAGCCTGGAAAAACTCTGGATGATTTCCGTGAAATAACTGACAAAGATTTTGGCTCGATTGTAGATAGAGAAGATGAGGAAACCTCCGTTCAAGATGTATTAACCGGTAACTAA
- a CDS encoding sulfatase, protein MKKLIYAFALFVITGISAIAQSESTKKNILFIAVDDLKPLLSNYGHDQMVTPNFDRLAEMGITFTNAHVQYAVCGPSRASVMTGTYPDRNKVWDLHTDFRKSAPNLISMPEYLITQGYETTGVGKIYHKGSSSPGHDGKSWSIPHELTDPEGNAEFNTYQDPKVKAEMIRLKKEANEKGKKNYGQISKYVFNKLKPSNEGPDVPDEYYQDGVYTQTAIRQLKTLMATGKPWFEAVGFQRPHLPFNAPKKYWDLYKRENIEVAKFQELSEGTPRLAFHNFGELRSYSDIPNNIDVGEALPIEKQKELIHGYMACVSFIDAQIGKILDFLEDKGQLENTIIVLWGDHGFHLGDHTEWCKHSNFEQATHIPFMFAGPGVAKGKKDNTPVELVDLFPTIFQLAGVKNSSQAQGISLVPLMDNDPSTITSKDAAFHQYARGKRMGYSIRTGRYRYTEWHDNNYRSYLPYDENNIIGRELYDYEKDPLETKNHVNNMEYKNVAQDLKDKLKQHLTSSK, encoded by the coding sequence ATGAAAAAATTAATTTACGCATTCGCATTATTTGTAATTACAGGTATATCCGCAATTGCCCAAAGTGAATCAACTAAAAAGAACATTTTATTTATTGCCGTTGATGACCTAAAGCCTTTATTGTCTAATTATGGGCATGACCAAATGGTAACACCAAATTTCGATCGTCTGGCAGAGATGGGTATAACTTTTACCAACGCCCATGTACAATATGCAGTGTGTGGGCCTTCTAGGGCAAGTGTCATGACTGGGACATATCCAGATAGAAATAAGGTTTGGGATTTACACACCGATTTTAGAAAATCTGCACCAAATTTAATTTCAATGCCTGAATACCTTATAACTCAAGGTTATGAAACAACTGGTGTAGGAAAAATTTACCATAAAGGTTCATCCTCGCCAGGACACGACGGCAAGAGTTGGAGTATCCCCCATGAACTAACAGATCCTGAAGGAAATGCCGAATTCAACACATACCAAGATCCTAAAGTTAAAGCGGAAATGATTCGTCTTAAAAAAGAAGCAAATGAAAAAGGCAAGAAAAATTATGGGCAGATTAGCAAATATGTATTCAATAAATTAAAACCAAGTAATGAAGGTCCGGATGTACCTGATGAATATTATCAGGATGGTGTGTATACGCAAACTGCCATCAGGCAACTTAAAACTTTAATGGCTACAGGTAAACCGTGGTTTGAAGCGGTTGGCTTTCAACGTCCACATTTGCCTTTTAATGCTCCAAAAAAATATTGGGATCTATATAAACGAGAAAATATTGAAGTAGCAAAGTTTCAAGAATTATCTGAAGGAACACCACGATTAGCATTCCACAATTTTGGTGAACTGCGCTCCTATTCAGATATTCCAAATAATATAGATGTGGGCGAAGCTTTACCTATTGAAAAACAAAAAGAATTAATCCATGGGTATATGGCTTGTGTGTCATTTATAGATGCTCAAATAGGAAAGATTTTAGATTTCTTGGAAGACAAGGGTCAATTAGAAAATACAATAATTGTACTTTGGGGTGATCACGGATTTCACTTAGGTGACCATACCGAATGGTGCAAGCATTCAAATTTCGAACAAGCCACACATATTCCGTTTATGTTTGCCGGTCCAGGAGTCGCAAAAGGCAAGAAAGACAATACACCTGTAGAGCTTGTAGATTTATTCCCTACCATTTTTCAATTGGCAGGCGTTAAAAATTCATCACAAGCACAAGGAATTTCTTTGGTGCCGTTGATGGATAATGACCCGTCAACCATAACTTCAAAAGACGCTGCATTCCACCAATATGCAAGAGGCAAGAGAATGGGGTACAGTATACGAACAGGTAGGTACAGATATACCGAATGGCATGACAATAATTACCGTAGCTATTTGCCCTATGATGAAAATAATATCATTGGCCGTGAATTGTATGATTATGAAAAAGATCCTTTGGAGACAAAGAATCATGTTAATAACATGGAGTACAAAAATGTCGCCCAAGATTTAAAAGATAAATTGAAACAACATTTAACATCTTCTAAATAA
- a CDS encoding sulfatase, producing MPKTIVNEFEKPNILIIHVDDLGYYDLSFTGSKIYQTPNIDRLARESIRFQNAYANYPRCVPSRYAMLTAGYPIKNGDVPDDGFEMNDVPDSKNYIKLIGEAGYNTAYFGKWHLGEDPKQFGFDYSLAAGKAGSPISYIYPFNRPKHRGVNKKDPVKDLDSIGKKGDYLTDVLTNQVIEYIQKRDSSKPFMSMLAFYAVHQPLEAKEEDEKRNQEEIDAFDYGNQPEYIQEGTGRTKMRQDNATYAAMVENMDMNVGKIIKMLSNEGLLENTIIIFSSDHGGLSNDGTNKRQLATSNYPLRAGKGWLYDGGIKVPLFVRWNNQFQPMEETQSIIMLMDVLPTISEIVTGNSLLTEGKSFLSILKNEEKWNDRTVFWHSSKARPVNTGDTKSSAIRKGDYKLINWYEEGRSELYNIVEDPSETKNLMMEMPDLAKVLLTELNNWKSNF from the coding sequence TTGCCTAAAACCATTGTTAATGAATTTGAGAAACCTAACATCCTCATTATTCATGTTGATGACCTGGGATATTACGATTTAAGTTTTACAGGTTCCAAAATATATCAAACACCTAACATTGACAGACTGGCAAGGGAATCTATAAGGTTTCAAAATGCCTATGCTAACTACCCACGTTGCGTACCATCAAGATACGCTATGCTAACTGCAGGTTATCCAATAAAAAATGGTGATGTGCCAGATGACGGTTTCGAAATGAATGATGTGCCAGATTCTAAAAACTACATAAAACTAATAGGTGAGGCAGGCTACAATACCGCTTATTTTGGCAAATGGCACTTGGGGGAAGATCCCAAACAATTCGGATTTGATTATAGCTTAGCAGCTGGAAAAGCCGGTTCACCCATAAGCTATATATACCCCTTCAACAGGCCAAAGCATAGGGGTGTCAATAAAAAAGATCCTGTCAAAGATTTAGACTCCATTGGTAAAAAAGGTGATTATCTCACCGATGTGCTTACAAATCAAGTGATTGAATATATTCAAAAAAGGGATAGCTCTAAACCATTCATGTCCATGTTGGCCTTTTATGCTGTACACCAACCTCTTGAAGCAAAAGAGGAAGACGAAAAAAGAAATCAAGAAGAAATTGACGCCTTTGATTATGGAAACCAACCGGAGTATATCCAAGAAGGTACTGGAAGAACCAAAATGAGACAAGACAACGCTACTTATGCCGCTATGGTAGAGAATATGGACATGAATGTTGGCAAGATCATTAAAATGCTATCCAACGAAGGATTGTTGGAAAACACTATCATCATTTTTTCTTCAGACCATGGGGGTCTTTCCAATGATGGCACAAACAAACGACAGTTGGCTACCTCTAATTATCCATTAAGGGCAGGAAAAGGATGGCTTTATGACGGTGGGATTAAGGTGCCATTATTTGTTAGGTGGAACAATCAATTTCAACCTATGGAAGAAACACAATCCATAATAATGCTAATGGATGTGCTACCCACTATTTCCGAAATTGTCACAGGGAATTCTCTTCTAACAGAAGGAAAAAGCTTTCTTTCTATTTTAAAAAATGAAGAAAAATGGAATGATAGAACAGTTTTTTGGCATTCCTCAAAGGCGAGGCCTGTAAATACTGGTGATACTAAGTCTTCAGCTATACGTAAGGGAGATTACAAATTGATTAACTGGTACGAAGAGGGCAGAAGCGAATTATACAATAT
- a CDS encoding endo-1,4-beta-xylanase — MNFRLTFFLFFTTVYLGISQTNTVKETSVDNPQLLIGATLNYEELGTIKERLFLKDFLYLTPANAAKQTRIHPTPNEWNWSQIDEFIAFAKKHNLTVRLHGPISPQASKWVKNDKRTPEELAKILEEFATAFAKKFNNESNVKYMDVVNETILADGSWFGPKKGTHQWENPWLTMGLDENGYPLYILKAFEIATKHATNIKLVYNQNVGMETPMWDKVKETILYLRSKGYRVDGIGWQAHLLLGAKRKDFVDNIDNTVKKLSDLIDWAHANDLAFHITELDFLVKDDSKLESERTIQKEVYKKIVDVLIQKSNQGEVTLNLWDLGVRVKKDTGEFQSIYDENFNPTPAYNVIKTALDSSK, encoded by the coding sequence ATGAATTTTAGATTAACCTTTTTTCTTTTTTTTACAACGGTATATTTAGGAATTTCTCAAACTAATACCGTAAAAGAAACTAGTGTTGATAATCCTCAATTATTGATTGGCGCAACCTTAAATTATGAGGAGTTAGGAACTATAAAAGAGCGTCTTTTTCTTAAAGATTTCCTTTACCTAACTCCGGCAAATGCAGCCAAACAGACCCGAATTCACCCCACTCCTAACGAATGGAACTGGTCACAAATTGATGAATTTATTGCTTTTGCCAAAAAACACAATTTAACAGTTCGACTACACGGGCCTATTAGCCCTCAAGCTTCTAAGTGGGTAAAAAATGATAAAAGAACACCTGAAGAATTAGCTAAGATTTTAGAAGAATTCGCTACTGCATTTGCAAAAAAATTTAATAATGAGTCAAATGTAAAATATATGGATGTTGTTAATGAAACCATTTTGGCCGATGGAAGTTGGTTTGGCCCAAAAAAGGGTACCCATCAATGGGAAAACCCTTGGTTGACTATGGGCCTTGATGAAAATGGTTATCCGCTGTATATTCTAAAAGCGTTTGAAATTGCAACCAAGCATGCAACTAATATAAAACTAGTTTATAACCAAAATGTGGGTATGGAGACCCCTATGTGGGATAAGGTTAAAGAAACTATCCTTTATCTGCGTTCGAAAGGCTATAGAGTAGATGGTATTGGTTGGCAGGCACATTTATTATTGGGTGCAAAACGAAAGGATTTTGTAGATAATATCGATAACACGGTTAAGAAACTATCGGATCTTATTGATTGGGCTCATGCTAATGATTTAGCTTTTCACATTACAGAATTAGACTTCTTAGTAAAAGATGACTCCAAATTAGAATCTGAGCGAACTATTCAAAAAGAGGTCTATAAAAAAATCGTGGATGTTTTAATACAAAAAAGCAACCAAGGTGAAGTAACTCTTAATTTATGGGACTTGGGGGTTAGAGTTAAAAAAGATACAGGAGAATTTCAATCGATATACGATGAAAATTTTAACCCTACCCCTGCCTACAATGTGATTAAAACTGCTCTCGATTCATCAAAATAA
- a CDS encoding sulfatase-like hydrolase/transferase, translating to MKLKRACFLIVLFFGYWVNAQEKPNVLFIIVDDWGYHDLSANGSVMYNTPNVDDLAKNGFVFQNAYASYPRCVPSRYAILTGTYPLNENKGNLGSTPTARNFPKQFADAGYNSFYVGKWHLGSGEDSPTGMGFKSSFAAGDSGGTDSRFYPFNKKRTKGSKGEKAPIEDVEEYANPGDYLSDVLTKRTIEYIKENKNKPFMGVLAYYAVHTPIEAKEVDIKRNEEQLKEIDFGDGPEYTKEGNGDTRMKQNYAPYAALVENVDENIGKLIETLKAEGIYNKTLIVLTSDHGGLSTRGPNNRLIPTSNAPLRAGKGWIYEGGTKVPLIFKLPNGTSGVDTESIVMGMDVFPTIIDLALNKKINGIDGISVKGSILGKEIQEERTVFWNSYKARPQQTGDDKTSAIRIGDYKLLQFVESGKVELYNVAEDISEQKDLSQIFPEKAEAMVATLEKFKKDKKVKMKANHKGGNKNIEIEKSTTKNGNKKNNNDKEENR from the coding sequence ATGAAATTAAAACGTGCCTGTTTCCTAATAGTATTGTTCTTTGGATATTGGGTAAACGCTCAAGAAAAGCCCAATGTCTTGTTCATCATTGTTGACGATTGGGGATATCATGACCTTAGCGCCAATGGTTCTGTAATGTACAATACCCCTAATGTCGATGATTTAGCCAAAAATGGTTTTGTGTTTCAAAATGCTTATGCCAGTTATCCTCGTTGTGTTCCTTCCCGGTATGCCATCTTAACTGGTACTTATCCTTTAAATGAAAATAAGGGAAATTTAGGTTCTACCCCAACCGCACGTAACTTTCCTAAACAGTTTGCCGATGCAGGGTATAATTCTTTTTACGTTGGTAAATGGCATTTAGGCTCAGGCGAAGACAGCCCAACAGGAATGGGTTTTAAATCATCTTTTGCTGCTGGAGACTCAGGTGGAACAGACTCACGATTTTATCCTTTCAACAAAAAAAGAACAAAGGGTTCCAAAGGAGAAAAAGCCCCAATTGAGGATGTTGAAGAATACGCCAATCCAGGGGATTATCTTTCGGATGTGCTTACCAAAAGAACTATTGAATACATAAAGGAGAATAAAAATAAACCTTTCATGGGAGTACTTGCCTATTATGCCGTCCATACACCTATTGAAGCAAAAGAGGTTGATATTAAAAGAAATGAAGAACAATTGAAAGAAATCGACTTTGGGGATGGCCCTGAATATACCAAGGAGGGAAATGGCGATACCAGGATGAAACAAAATTATGCACCCTACGCTGCCTTGGTTGAAAATGTGGATGAAAATATTGGCAAACTAATAGAAACTTTAAAGGCTGAAGGGATTTACAACAAAACACTTATTGTACTAACCTCAGATCATGGAGGACTTTCCACTCGTGGACCGAATAATCGGCTAATCCCTACATCAAATGCCCCGCTTAGGGCAGGAAAAGGATGGATTTATGAAGGAGGGACCAAAGTCCCTTTAATATTCAAACTTCCAAATGGAACGTCTGGGGTTGATACAGAATCAATTGTTATGGGAATGGATGTCTTTCCTACCATAATCGATTTGGCATTAAACAAAAAAATTAACGGTATAGACGGAATAAGCGTGAAAGGTTCAATACTGGGTAAAGAAATTCAAGAGGAGCGCACTGTATTTTGGAATTCTTATAAAGCACGACCTCAGCAAACTGGAGATGACAAAACCTCAGCCATAAGAATTGGAGATTACAAGTTGCTTCAATTTGTAGAAAGTGGTAAAGTGGAACTTTATAATGTGGCAGAGGATATTTCTGAACAAAAGGACTTATCCCAAATTTTTCCTGAAAAAGCAGAAGCGATGGTGGCTACACTCGAAAAATTCAAGAAAGATAAAAAGGTAAAAATGAAGGCCAATCATAAAGGTGGCAATAAAAATATTGAAATTGAAAAATCGACCACTAAAAATGGGAATAAGAAAAATAATAATGATAAAGAAGAAAACCGATGA